A stretch of the Salmo salar chromosome ssa20, Ssal_v3.1, whole genome shotgun sequence genome encodes the following:
- the LOC106580709 gene encoding 5-hydroxytryptamine receptor 1A-alpha: protein MDFINNISDNSNSTTDFPDVVDVIPKWGDNENSTGSRSVPEVELSYQVVTSLLLGALILCSIFGNACVVAAIALERSLQNVANYLIGSLAVTDLMVSVLVLPMAALYQVLNKWTLGQEICDIFISLDVLCCTSSILHLCAIALDRYWAITDPIDYVNKRTPRRAVLLISVTWLIGFSISIPPMLGWRKAEDRANPDACTISQDPGYTIYSTFGAFYIPLILMLVLYGRIFKAARFQVWKTVKKSEKAKVSDKCLAVSPAIFHKKINGEAGGKNWKRSVEPTFNSPCVNGSVKHGEDGESLEIIEVTNNCKNHLPLPNTPQSSQGFENRNEKNTEAKRKIALSRERKTVKTLGIIMGTFIFCWLPFFIVALVLPFCAESCYMPEWLGAVINWLGYSNSLLNPIIYAYFNKDFQSAFTKIIRCKFHRP from the coding sequence ATGGATTTTATAAACAACATCAGTGACAACAGCAATTCGACCACAGACTTCCCCGACGTCGTGGATGTCATTCCAAAGTGGGGAGACAATGAGAATTCAACGGGGTCTAGAAGTGTGCCTGAGGTGGAGCTGAGTTACCAGGTGGTCACCTCTCTGCTGCTCGGCGCGCTCATCCTCTGTTCCATATTCGGCAACGCGTGCGTCGTCGCCGCCATTGCGCTGGAGAGGTCGCTCCAGAATGTGGCCAACTATCTGATCGGCTCGCTAGCCGTCACAGACCTCATGGTATCAGTTCTGGTACTACCCATGGCAGCCCTCTACCAAGTCCTGAACAAATGGACTCTGGGACAGGAGATATGTGATATATTCATCTCCCTGGACGTGTTGTGCTGCACGTCGTCCATTCTGCATCTGTGCGCAATTGCCCTGGACAGGTACTGGGCTATCACGGACCCCATAGACTATGTGAACAAAAGGACACCCAGGCGAGCCGTGCTGTTAATCAGCGTGACTTGGCTGATTGGGTTCTCAATCTCCATTCCTCCAATGTTAGGCTGGAGGAAAGCCGAGGACAGGGCGAACCCGGACGCCTGCACCATCAGTCAGGACCCGGGTTATACCATCTACTCCACGTTCGGAGCATTTTACATCCCGCTTATCCTCATGCTGGTCCTCTACGGGCGGATATTCAAGGCTGCCAGGTTCCAGGTTTGGAAAACTGTAAAGAAATCGGAAAAGGCAAAAGTGTCGGACAAGTGCTTGGCTGTGTCGCCGGCTATTTTCCACAAGAAGATCAATGGAGAGGCGGGGGGCAAGAATTGGAAGCGCAGTGTGGAACCTACATTCAACTCCCCGTGTGTAAACGGCTCGGTGAAGCACGGGGAGGACGGCGAGTCGTTGGAGATCATAGAAGTGACCAACAATTGTAAGAACCACCTTCCTCTCCCCAACACTCCACAGTCCTCACAAGGGTTTGAGAACAGGAACGAAAAGAACACGGAGGCTAAGAGGAAAATAGCTCTGTCCAGGGAGCGGAAAACGGTGAAGACGCTCGGGATCATCATGGGGACTTTTATTTTCTGTTGGCTGCCGTTTTTCATCGTGGCGCTGGTCTTGCCTTTCTGTGCGGAGAGTTGTTACATGCCAGAGTGGCTGGGCGCCGTCATCAACTGGCTGGGCTATTCGAACTCTCTCCTAAACCCCATCATTTATGCCTACTTTAACAAAGACTTCCAAAGTGCTTTCACTAAAATCATAAGATGCAAATTCCACAGACCGTGA